The proteins below are encoded in one region of Metabacillus dongyingensis:
- a CDS encoding bifunctional folylpolyglutamate synthase/dihydrofolate synthase — translation MFQTYEEAVDWIHSRLRFGIKPGLKRMTWMMEKLNNPHKQIRAIHVAGTNGKGSTIAYMRNVLQEAGYTTGTFTSPFLETFNERISMNGKPISDEEMLFLVNMISPLADELEDTELGGPTEFEVITAMAFYYFGRHEKTDILLLETGLGGTYDSTNIAEPILTMITSIGFDHMNILGNTIEEIAGEKAGIIKEGIPMLTSVTDERALNVINQKAKDMNAAVYHDTFPVLNHQPLPRGERFEMKTPFSYYKNLEISMRGEHQVQNAALAVMALDYLRSKELFHIDEQHVIKGLLQTSWNGRFEQLSEYPAVIVDGAHNKEGVESLTAAMKRHYHGKKIHILFSALKDKEYTPMIDILSSIADSMHFTTFDFPRAASAEELFQACRHGKKDFEDDWKAAFLKMMEAGELKDVFLVTGSLYFISEVRPFCRNFLSKD, via the coding sequence ATGTTTCAAACTTATGAGGAAGCGGTAGACTGGATTCATTCGCGTCTAAGATTCGGCATTAAACCCGGATTGAAGCGGATGACCTGGATGATGGAAAAATTAAATAATCCCCATAAACAAATTCGCGCCATTCATGTTGCAGGCACAAATGGCAAAGGGTCAACCATTGCATATATGCGCAATGTTCTTCAAGAAGCAGGGTACACGACAGGTACATTCACCTCTCCGTTCCTGGAAACATTCAACGAGAGAATCAGCATGAACGGCAAACCTATATCTGATGAAGAAATGCTGTTTTTAGTTAATATGATCAGTCCGCTTGCAGATGAACTTGAAGACACTGAGCTTGGCGGACCGACTGAATTTGAAGTAATCACAGCCATGGCTTTCTATTATTTTGGGAGACATGAAAAAACAGATATTTTGCTGCTGGAAACCGGTCTTGGCGGCACATATGATTCAACCAATATTGCAGAGCCGATCTTAACAATGATTACAAGCATCGGTTTTGATCACATGAATATTCTTGGCAATACAATAGAAGAAATCGCCGGTGAAAAAGCAGGAATCATCAAGGAGGGCATTCCTATGCTGACATCTGTTACAGATGAACGGGCATTAAATGTAATAAACCAAAAGGCAAAAGACATGAACGCTGCCGTTTACCATGATACTTTTCCGGTTTTGAATCATCAGCCCCTTCCAAGAGGAGAAAGGTTCGAAATGAAGACTCCTTTCAGCTATTATAAGAACCTTGAAATATCAATGCGCGGAGAGCATCAAGTTCAGAATGCGGCTCTTGCAGTAATGGCACTTGATTATTTGCGTTCGAAGGAATTATTTCATATTGATGAGCAGCATGTGATTAAAGGACTTTTGCAGACCAGCTGGAACGGCAGATTTGAACAGCTATCAGAGTACCCAGCGGTCATTGTGGACGGGGCTCATAATAAAGAGGGCGTAGAGAGTCTTACTGCTGCGATGAAGCGCCATTATCACGGCAAAAAGATTCATATTCTCTTTTCGGCTTTAAAAGATAAGGAATACACTCCGATGATTGATATCCTCTCATCTATTGCAGATAGTATGCATTTTACGACTTTTGATTTTCCAAGAGCTGCTTCGGCAGAAGAGCTTTTTCAGGCATGCAGACATGGAAAAAAGGATTTTGAAGATGATTGGAAAGCTGCTTTTCTAAAAATGATGGAAGCAGGCGAATTAAAAGATGTTTTCCTAGTGACCGGTTCTCTTTACTTTATCTCAGAAGTTAGGCCTTTTTGTCGAAATTTCTTATCGAAAGATTAG
- a CDS encoding CsbD family protein, with translation MSKDQGLSDKVKGKVNQAKGEVKDQVGNATDNPNMQREGKKDKLKGSIQEAAGKAKEDSHRY, from the coding sequence ATGTCAAAAGATCAAGGTTTAAGCGATAAAGTAAAAGGCAAGGTAAACCAGGCCAAAGGTGAAGTGAAGGACCAGGTCGGCAATGCAACAGACAATCCGAACATGCAGCGGGAAGGCAAAAAAGATAAGCTGAAAGGCAGCATTCAAGAAGCTGCAGGAAAAGCGAAGGAAGATTCACACCGTTATTAA
- the ysxE gene encoding spore coat protein YsxE, with product MDKLVPVISQYDLTCEYAESISDKLTKIYASSGASYALKRVTANRNGHFIETLHTAHQKGFSGYVPIFRNKHRQFFTSDGEYWYYIMPWLHNEPEEERDERHKNMFRELAVLHQKTAAAEKLNQDALKVHYDTLSRQWDENKAAYEKYVEECEKKWYLSPFELQAVTYYFETARATDFARKKLDEWYEMMKEKEDARQVIIHGRASIHHFLYDEQGTGFLTNFEQSRYSSPIDDLLLFYHRTFHTYPFADDDCVDWLYTYQQHFPFREEEMLLFTCYLSYPDIIYRNLKKHMNQSSRSVPQLKRNQDLTKSYWTFKNIEYFVMKVTQIEENKKIAAEQSS from the coding sequence ATGGATAAGCTAGTGCCTGTAATCAGCCAATATGATTTAACTTGCGAGTACGCGGAGTCAATCAGTGACAAGCTGACCAAAATCTATGCAAGCTCTGGAGCATCATATGCATTAAAAAGAGTCACAGCAAACCGAAATGGCCATTTTATTGAAACACTTCATACGGCTCATCAAAAAGGATTTTCCGGCTATGTGCCGATTTTCAGAAATAAACACCGCCAATTTTTCACCTCAGATGGAGAGTACTGGTATTACATCATGCCATGGCTTCACAATGAACCTGAAGAGGAGAGAGATGAGCGTCATAAAAACATGTTCAGGGAACTTGCTGTGCTCCATCAGAAAACAGCCGCCGCGGAAAAATTGAATCAGGATGCACTTAAAGTTCATTATGATACATTATCCAGGCAGTGGGATGAAAACAAAGCCGCTTACGAAAAATATGTGGAAGAATGCGAAAAAAAATGGTACTTGTCCCCTTTTGAACTGCAGGCGGTTACTTATTATTTTGAAACAGCAAGAGCGACTGATTTTGCGCGGAAGAAACTTGATGAATGGTACGAAATGATGAAGGAAAAAGAAGATGCCCGCCAGGTTATTATTCATGGGAGAGCATCCATTCATCACTTTTTATACGATGAACAGGGAACTGGATTTTTAACAAATTTTGAACAATCCAGATACTCATCACCCATTGACGATTTGCTTCTCTTTTATCATCGAACATTCCATACGTATCCATTTGCAGATGATGATTGTGTGGATTGGCTCTATACGTATCAGCAGCATTTTCCGTTCCGGGAAGAAGAAATGCTTTTATTTACTTGCTACCTATCATACCCGGATATTATCTACAGAAATTTGAAAAAGCATATGAACCAGTCAAGCCGGAGTGTCCCTCAGCTCAAACGGAATCAGGATCTCACCAAATCCTACTGGACTTTTAAAAACATTGAATATTTTGTTATGAAAGTGACGCAAATTGAAGAGAATAAAAAAATAGCGGCAGAGCAATCATCATAA
- the hemB gene encoding porphobilinogen synthase has product MDLQFTRHRRLRTTSSMRSIVRETHLHAEDFIYPIFVIEGEKKRNEVKSMPGVEQISLDYLDAEMQEVSDLGIKSVIVFGVPDEKDEVGSQAYHDQGIVQRAITQIKENFPDLVVIADTCLCQFTDHGHCGIVKEGKVLNDPTLDLLARTAVSQAKAGADIIAPSNMMDGFVAAIRHGLDEAGFEDVPVMSYGIKYSSAFYGPFRDAAHSTPQFGDRKTYQMDPANRMEALREAESDLMEGADFLIVKPALSYLDIIRDVKNNFNVPIVAYNVSGEYAMIKAAAQNGWVDEKAIVMEMMISMKRAGVDMILTYHAKDAARWLKEQH; this is encoded by the coding sequence ATGGATCTTCAATTTACAAGACACCGCAGACTCCGCACCACCAGCAGCATGAGATCAATTGTCCGTGAAACTCACCTGCATGCAGAAGACTTCATCTATCCAATCTTTGTAATAGAAGGAGAAAAGAAGAGAAATGAAGTAAAATCAATGCCTGGCGTTGAACAGATTTCACTTGATTATTTGGATGCAGAAATGCAGGAAGTATCTGATCTGGGCATTAAATCGGTTATCGTGTTTGGTGTTCCTGATGAAAAAGACGAGGTCGGTTCACAAGCCTATCATGATCAGGGGATTGTTCAGAGAGCGATTACTCAAATTAAAGAAAACTTCCCCGATTTAGTTGTCATCGCTGATACTTGTTTATGTCAGTTCACTGACCACGGGCATTGCGGCATTGTCAAAGAAGGCAAAGTATTAAATGATCCTACACTTGATCTGCTTGCGCGTACAGCTGTAAGCCAGGCAAAAGCAGGGGCTGACATTATCGCACCATCTAACATGATGGATGGATTTGTAGCAGCAATCCGCCACGGATTAGACGAAGCAGGCTTTGAAGATGTGCCGGTTATGTCATATGGAATCAAATATTCAAGTGCCTTTTACGGCCCATTCCGTGATGCTGCCCACAGCACACCGCAATTTGGCGATCGCAAGACGTACCAAATGGATCCGGCTAACCGCATGGAAGCTCTCAGAGAAGCAGAATCCGATTTAATGGAAGGCGCAGACTTTTTAATTGTGAAGCCTGCTTTATCGTATCTTGATATTATCCGTGATGTGAAAAACAACTTCAATGTTCCAATTGTTGCTTATAACGTAAGCGGAGAATATGCCATGATCAAAGCGGCTGCACAAAATGGCTGGGTTGATGAAAAAGCGATCGTGATGGAAATGATGATCAGCATGAAACGCGCGGGCGTTGATATGATTTTGACTTATCATGCAAAAGATGCTGCCCGCTGGCTTAAGGAACAACACTAA
- the spoVID gene encoding stage VI sporulation protein D codes for MSQDQQSSLRFSVEESVWFQKGQEVGELLSISLDPDITIQEFDQYISIRGALQLTGEYKIDEDYNEEEFEYANLRFVNSVETREEDGISQLVHRFPVDITIPRNRIGDLEEVYVTIESFDYDLSESRNLKLVADLEISGISSQDSFEEVQEVEVEEKEEEQTYNHSTKEELEPLYRSSQALLHEEETQEAYSESFDAVLAENSDTPEKEEFYQPFDVEVRKQAIEEEVTQSFDVEVRKQAIEEEITQPEIHYSAGRPAEAEVESYSAPPKQSPKSRKEEAKKQEQPKETENSLYLTKLFGREDEEEFSKLKICIVQQGDTIDSICDRYNITVQQLHRVNQFSSTADVHEGQTLYIPVYANTH; via the coding sequence TTGTCACAGGATCAACAATCATCATTACGGTTTTCTGTTGAAGAATCCGTTTGGTTTCAAAAGGGACAGGAAGTAGGTGAGCTGTTATCCATCTCATTAGATCCAGACATCACCATCCAGGAATTTGACCAGTACATCTCCATTCGGGGTGCACTGCAGTTAACGGGTGAGTACAAAATAGATGAGGATTATAACGAAGAGGAATTTGAATATGCCAATCTCCGGTTTGTAAACAGTGTTGAAACCCGGGAGGAGGATGGCATATCACAGCTTGTTCACCGGTTCCCAGTGGATATTACGATCCCCAGAAATAGAATTGGAGATTTAGAAGAAGTATATGTGACGATTGAATCATTTGACTATGATCTATCTGAAAGCAGAAATCTTAAGCTTGTTGCAGATTTAGAAATAAGCGGAATTTCAAGTCAGGATTCATTTGAAGAAGTTCAGGAAGTGGAAGTGGAAGAGAAAGAGGAAGAGCAAACATATAATCACTCAACTAAAGAAGAGCTTGAGCCGCTTTACCGTTCTTCTCAGGCTTTGCTCCATGAAGAGGAGACTCAGGAAGCATATTCAGAAAGCTTTGATGCAGTCCTTGCAGAGAACAGCGACACTCCTGAAAAAGAAGAGTTTTATCAGCCTTTTGATGTAGAAGTCAGAAAGCAGGCAATAGAAGAAGAAGTCACACAGTCTTTTGATGTAGAAGTCAGAAAGCAGGCAATAGAAGAAGAAATCACACAGCCTGAAATTCATTATAGTGCAGGAAGGCCTGCAGAAGCAGAGGTCGAATCTTACTCAGCACCGCCTAAACAAAGTCCAAAAAGCCGAAAAGAAGAAGCGAAAAAACAGGAGCAGCCGAAGGAGACGGAAAACTCTCTTTATTTAACAAAGCTTTTTGGCCGTGAGGATGAAGAGGAGTTTTCAAAACTTAAAATCTGCATCGTTCAGCAGGGGGATACAATTGACAGCATATGCGACCGTTATAATATCACGGTCCAGCAGCTGCACAGGGTGAACCAATTCAGCTCAACTGCTGATGTGCATGAAGGGCAGACTTTATATATTCCGGTTTATGCAAACACGCATTAA
- the hemL gene encoding glutamate-1-semialdehyde 2,1-aminomutase: MRNYEKSKQAFKEAQGLMPGGVNSPVRAFKSVAMDPIFMERGKGSKIYDIDGNEYIDYVLSWGPLILGHTNDEVVESIKKVTESGTSFGAPTLIENELAKLVIERVPSIEVIRMVSSGTEATMSALRLARGFTGRNKILKFEGCYHGHGDSLLIKAGSGVATLGLPDSPGVPEGIAKNTITVPYNDLESVKYAFEQFGDDIAGVIVEPVAGNMGVVPPLSGFLENLRAITTQYGSLLIFDEVMTGFRVDYGCAQGYFGVTPDITCLGKVIGGGLPVGAYGGRADIMKQIAPSGPIYQAGTLSGNPLAMTAGYATLKQLTPDSYKEFGRKADILEEGLTAAAKKHDIPITFNRAGSMIGFFFTNEKVTNFETAKTSNLDFFSKFYREMANEGVFLPPSQFEGLFLSTAHTDEDLNKTIDAAEKAFSKLK, from the coding sequence ATGCGCAATTATGAAAAATCAAAGCAGGCATTTAAAGAAGCGCAAGGTTTGATGCCAGGCGGTGTAAACAGCCCGGTGCGCGCATTTAAATCGGTTGCGATGGATCCTATCTTCATGGAACGCGGTAAAGGCTCCAAGATATATGATATCGATGGAAACGAATATATTGATTATGTTTTATCATGGGGACCGCTTATTTTAGGTCATACAAATGATGAAGTGGTTGAATCGATAAAAAAGGTGACTGAATCCGGCACAAGCTTCGGTGCTCCTACATTAATCGAAAATGAACTGGCAAAGCTTGTGATCGAGCGCGTCCCTTCAATTGAAGTGATTCGGATGGTAAGCTCAGGAACAGAAGCAACCATGAGTGCATTGCGCCTTGCGCGCGGTTTTACCGGCCGAAACAAAATTCTCAAATTTGAAGGCTGCTACCACGGACATGGTGATTCTTTATTAATCAAAGCAGGGTCAGGTGTTGCAACACTCGGTCTGCCGGATAGTCCAGGGGTGCCGGAGGGGATTGCGAAAAACACGATCACGGTTCCTTACAATGATTTGGAAAGCGTCAAATACGCATTTGAACAATTCGGAGACGATATTGCAGGTGTGATTGTCGAACCTGTAGCAGGAAATATGGGAGTCGTGCCGCCGCTGTCAGGATTCTTGGAAAACCTGAGAGCAATCACAACTCAATACGGCTCTTTGCTTATTTTTGATGAAGTGATGACGGGATTCCGTGTGGATTATGGCTGTGCACAAGGATACTTCGGTGTAACTCCTGATATTACATGTCTTGGAAAAGTCATTGGCGGAGGATTGCCTGTTGGAGCGTATGGCGGACGTGCAGACATTATGAAGCAGATAGCACCAAGCGGACCAATTTATCAGGCAGGTACATTATCCGGAAATCCGCTTGCTATGACTGCAGGATATGCAACTTTAAAACAGCTGACACCAGATTCATATAAAGAATTTGGCCGCAAAGCAGATATTCTCGAAGAAGGCTTAACGGCTGCAGCGAAAAAGCATGATATTCCAATCACATTCAACAGAGCCGGCTCAATGATCGGTTTCTTCTTTACGAATGAAAAAGTAACAAATTTTGAGACTGCCAAAACATCTAATTTAGACTTTTTCTCGAAATTCTACCGTGAAATGGCAAATGAAGGTGTATTCCTTCCGCCGTCTCAATTTGAAGGTCTATTCTTATCTACAGCCCATACAGATGAAGATTTGAATAAGACGATTGATGCTGCAGAAAAAGCCTTTTCTAAATTAAAGTAA
- a CDS encoding sensor domain-containing diguanylate cyclase → MEKNLKIVLWVSWAILFPAALCAAYYFWPPMIAGNELAIATFLLLMCIVSIFPIIVNETPVFFAQGVSISVFLLFGPLVEMILMQISLTVLLIKLRVGLREIHRYPTNSLMFLIVSVAGAAVYYAIGGTHGQTEFTLEFLTKVIIYAFTICLTNHFFLQHVIRGFFYKNKEKFFSKDFLWEIFTTLMFLPVGIMLFILYEDLGLEALFYVGIPFVGISFILLLLSNSQRLNSYLQQASEIGHQLTERLEVKEVLDVYIDKLTSMINADYAYIIDVVNDYELKVIRKLENGQIVTGTKETISVHHGISGLVYAKKKSVLYKKREHWAKLEKTLLPETIESLIGVPIVRNQKVVGIVVLASNKKRSYDYSQLMIVDLLTAYLGVAIDNARSYEETKKQSERCALTGLFNYRYMEKLLESEYFKLGSTQLNHLSLILLDIDHFKKVNDTYGHQAGNEILIALADRLVKFIGERGTVARYGGEEFVILLPNVDKMACFAFAEGIRKTIANRPFMIDQDIQTFGKRHSISITASIGYATAPYDAEGPLDLIRHADRAMYIGAKQAGRNRVAEYVK, encoded by the coding sequence ATGGAAAAAAATCTTAAGATTGTATTATGGGTGTCGTGGGCCATTCTATTTCCGGCAGCTTTATGTGCAGCTTATTATTTTTGGCCGCCGATGATAGCGGGTAATGAACTGGCTATTGCAACATTCCTGTTATTAATGTGTATTGTTTCCATCTTTCCTATTATCGTGAACGAAACTCCTGTTTTTTTCGCTCAGGGTGTTTCAATTTCCGTCTTCCTGCTTTTCGGGCCATTAGTTGAAATGATACTAATGCAGATTTCCCTTACAGTTCTTCTTATCAAGCTTCGCGTAGGTTTAAGAGAAATCCACCGCTATCCTACAAATTCATTGATGTTTCTAATCGTCTCTGTTGCAGGGGCTGCTGTCTACTATGCCATTGGCGGAACACATGGACAAACAGAATTCACTCTTGAGTTCTTAACTAAAGTTATCATATATGCGTTCACAATTTGCCTGACAAATCACTTTTTTCTTCAGCATGTGATCAGAGGTTTTTTCTATAAAAACAAAGAAAAATTCTTTTCAAAGGATTTTTTATGGGAGATTTTCACGACGCTCATGTTCCTGCCGGTGGGAATAATGCTGTTCATATTATATGAAGATTTAGGCTTAGAAGCTCTGTTCTATGTGGGAATACCATTCGTTGGAATCTCCTTTATCCTGCTCCTGCTGTCCAATAGCCAGCGATTGAATTCATATCTGCAGCAAGCAAGTGAGATCGGGCATCAGCTTACAGAAAGACTGGAAGTAAAAGAAGTCTTGGATGTCTATATTGATAAACTGACATCCATGATCAATGCGGATTATGCTTACATCATTGATGTCGTGAATGATTACGAGCTCAAAGTTATCAGAAAGCTTGAAAATGGACAGATAGTAACTGGTACGAAAGAAACGATCTCTGTCCATCATGGAATCAGCGGATTAGTGTATGCAAAAAAGAAAAGCGTCCTCTACAAAAAAAGGGAACATTGGGCAAAGCTTGAGAAAACGCTGCTGCCTGAAACTATTGAAAGCTTGATTGGCGTCCCCATTGTCAGAAACCAAAAGGTCGTAGGCATTGTCGTTCTTGCCTCTAACAAAAAACGGTCCTACGACTATTCACAGCTGATGATTGTTGATTTATTAACTGCCTATCTCGGTGTTGCGATTGACAATGCAAGAAGCTATGAGGAAACGAAAAAACAAAGTGAACGCTGTGCGCTCACAGGTCTCTTTAACTATCGGTACATGGAGAAGCTGCTTGAATCGGAGTATTTTAAACTTGGCAGCACTCAGCTGAACCATTTATCTCTCATTCTGCTCGACATTGATCACTTCAAAAAAGTGAATGATACGTATGGTCATCAGGCCGGAAATGAAATCCTGATCGCACTCGCAGACCGGCTTGTAAAGTTTATCGGAGAACGGGGCACTGTTGCGCGGTATGGGGGAGAAGAGTTTGTCATTCTCCTGCCGAACGTGGACAAGATGGCATGCTTTGCCTTCGCTGAAGGAATTCGAAAAACCATTGCAAACCGGCCTTTCATGATTGACCAGGACATTCAGACCTTCGGCAAGCGACATTCCATCTCGATTACTGCAAGCATAGGATACGCAACTGCTCCTTATGATGCAGAGGGACCGCTTGACCTCATCAGACATGCTGACCGTGCCATGTATATTGGAGCCAAACAGGCAGGACGGAACCGTGTGGCGGAGTATGTGAAATAG
- a CDS encoding valine--tRNA ligase, with amino-acid sequence MENNEQTLSTKYDPQGIERNRYEFWLKGKYFEATNDQEKQPYTIVIPPPNVTGKLHLGHAWDTTLQDIVTRMKRMQGYDVLWLPGMDHAGIATQAKVEGKLREEGKSRYDLGREKFVEETWKWKEEYASHIRTQWSKLGLGLDYSRERFTLDEGLSKAVNEVFVSLYKKGLIYRGEYIINWDPQTKTALSDIEVIYKDVQGAFYHMRYPLSDGSGHIEIATTRPETMLGDTAVAVHPEDDRYKHLIGKTVVLPIVGREIPIVGDDYVDMEFGSGAVKITPAHDPNDFEIGNRHGLERVLVMNEDGTMNANAGKYNGLDRFDCRKQIVKDLQDMDVLFKIEEHLHSVGHSERSGAVVEPYLSTQWFVKMQPLADAAIELQGKEEKVNFVPNRFENTYMRWMENIRDWCISRQLWWGHRIPAWYNKETGEVHVDHSPPADIENWEQDTDVLDTWFSSALWPFSTMGWPDTESIDYQRFYPTDVLVTGYDIIFFWVSRMIFQGLEFTGQRPFKDVLIHGLVRDEQGRKMSKSLGNGVDPMEVIEKYGADSLRYFLSTGSSPGQDLRFSYEKVEATWNFANKIWNASRFALMNMDGLKYEEIDISGEKSVADKWILTRLNETIEHVTKLADKYEFGEVGRLLYNFIWDDFCDWYIEMAKLPLYGDNEEAKKTTRSILAYVLDNTMRLLHPFMPFITEEIWQNLPHNGESITIAKWPEVNASLTDEKAAADMKLLVEVIRSVRNVRAEVNTPMSKQIPMLIKAKNADVGQQLDDNRAYIERFCNTSSLSISTDAESGEKAMTSVVTGAELIFPLEGLININEEISRLQKELDKLNKEVERVQKKLSNEGFVKKAPEKVIEEERAKESDYVEKREAVLSRISELKG; translated from the coding sequence ATGGAGAACAATGAACAAACACTCTCTACAAAATATGATCCGCAGGGTATCGAGCGTAACCGCTATGAGTTCTGGCTGAAGGGCAAATACTTTGAAGCGACAAATGACCAGGAAAAACAGCCTTATACTATCGTTATTCCGCCGCCTAACGTTACAGGCAAGCTTCATCTTGGGCACGCGTGGGATACAACGCTTCAAGACATTGTAACCCGCATGAAAAGAATGCAGGGCTATGACGTGCTATGGCTTCCGGGCATGGACCATGCAGGAATCGCCACTCAGGCAAAAGTAGAAGGCAAGCTGCGCGAGGAAGGCAAATCACGCTATGATCTTGGACGGGAAAAATTCGTTGAAGAAACATGGAAGTGGAAAGAAGAGTATGCATCACATATTCGTACTCAATGGTCTAAGCTTGGGCTTGGACTTGATTACTCCAGAGAGCGGTTTACTTTAGATGAAGGTTTATCAAAAGCGGTAAATGAAGTATTTGTATCTCTATATAAAAAGGGACTTATTTACCGCGGTGAATATATTATCAACTGGGATCCGCAAACGAAAACTGCTTTATCGGACATTGAAGTTATCTACAAAGATGTACAAGGCGCTTTTTACCATATGCGCTATCCTCTTTCTGATGGTTCAGGGCATATTGAAATCGCTACAACCCGTCCTGAAACAATGCTTGGCGATACAGCGGTTGCCGTTCATCCGGAAGATGACCGCTACAAGCATTTGATCGGAAAGACAGTTGTTCTGCCAATCGTTGGCCGTGAGATACCGATTGTCGGCGACGACTATGTGGATATGGAATTTGGATCAGGGGCAGTTAAAATTACGCCTGCACATGATCCGAACGATTTTGAAATCGGAAACCGCCACGGCTTGGAACGTGTTCTTGTTATGAATGAAGACGGAACAATGAATGCTAACGCAGGGAAATACAATGGTCTTGACCGTTTTGACTGCCGCAAGCAAATCGTAAAAGACCTTCAAGATATGGATGTTTTATTCAAAATTGAAGAGCATCTTCATTCTGTAGGGCACAGTGAACGAAGCGGTGCAGTTGTTGAACCATATCTTTCAACACAATGGTTTGTTAAAATGCAGCCGCTTGCTGATGCAGCAATCGAGCTTCAAGGCAAGGAAGAGAAAGTAAACTTTGTGCCAAACCGATTTGAAAATACGTATATGCGCTGGATGGAAAATATCCGTGACTGGTGTATTTCAAGACAGCTTTGGTGGGGACACAGAATTCCGGCGTGGTATAACAAAGAAACAGGTGAGGTTCATGTTGATCACTCACCGCCTGCAGATATTGAAAACTGGGAGCAGGATACAGATGTTCTTGATACGTGGTTCAGTTCCGCGCTATGGCCGTTCTCGACAATGGGCTGGCCTGATACAGAATCGATCGATTATCAGCGCTTCTATCCGACAGATGTGCTTGTAACAGGATATGATATTATCTTCTTCTGGGTTTCGCGCATGATTTTCCAGGGTCTTGAATTTACAGGTCAGCGTCCATTTAAAGATGTGCTGATTCACGGGCTAGTCCGCGATGAGCAAGGCCGCAAAATGAGTAAATCTCTTGGAAACGGCGTCGATCCAATGGAAGTAATCGAGAAATATGGCGCAGATTCATTGCGTTACTTCCTGTCTACAGGAAGCTCTCCAGGCCAGGACTTGCGATTCAGCTATGAAAAGGTAGAAGCGACTTGGAACTTTGCAAATAAGATCTGGAATGCTTCACGTTTTGCTTTAATGAACATGGATGGCCTGAAATATGAAGAGATCGATATCAGCGGAGAAAAATCAGTAGCTGACAAATGGATACTTACTCGATTAAACGAAACAATTGAACATGTGACCAAGCTTGCTGATAAATATGAATTCGGTGAAGTAGGCCGCCTTCTTTATAACTTCATCTGGGATGATTTCTGTGACTGGTATATCGAAATGGCGAAGCTTCCTCTATATGGGGACAATGAAGAAGCAAAGAAAACAACTCGTTCCATTCTTGCATATGTGCTTGATAACACAATGAGACTTCTTCACCCATTCATGCCTTTCATTACAGAGGAAATATGGCAGAATCTTCCTCACAACGGGGAATCCATTACAATTGCAAAATGGCCTGAAGTGAATGCTTCATTAACGGACGAAAAAGCTGCTGCAGATATGAAATTGCTAGTTGAAGTAATCCGTTCAGTAAGAAATGTCCGAGCTGAGGTAAATACACCGATGAGCAAGCAGATTCCAATGCTGATTAAAGCGAAAAATGCGGATGTTGGGCAACAGCTTGACGATAACCGTGCATACATTGAGCGTTTCTGCAACACAAGCAGCCTTTCAATCAGCACGGATGCAGAATCAGGCGAAAAAGCGATGACTTCTGTCGTAACGGGAGCTGAGCTTATTTTCCCGCTTGAAGGCTTAATCAATATTAATGAAGAAATCTCACGTCTTCAAAAAGAGCTTGATAAATTGAATAAAGAAGTCGAACGTGTTCAAAAGAAACTGAGCAACGAAGGCTTTGTGAAAAAAGCACCTGAAAAAGTTATTGAGGAAGAACGTGCGAAAGAAAGCGATTATGTAGAGAAAAGAGAAGCTGTTCTTTCTAGAATCAGTGAATTAAAAGGGTAA